The Hymenobacter sp. DG01 sequence CACGTTCGGGACACCCTGCGCGTTACCTCGGGCGCGGCGCTTGATGTGGCCTTGGCGCCAGCTACCGTAGTGCTGCCCGAGGTGAAAGTAGCCAGCTACCCTTTCCAGCTCGTGGACCGTGCCTTCCGAAACCTGCAGCGCAACTACCGCCGCGCCTACTACGGTAAGGCTTTCTACCGCCAAATTACTCGCATCGACAACCAGCCTTCTGAGCTGCAGGAAGTGGTCTGGAATGTGAAGTCGAACCCGGCCCGCATTGATGGTACTACCCTGGCTCAGGGCCGCTACGCTGCCCGCCAGGCGCCCATCAACCTGAGCAACTTCTCGGTGTACACCCGCAAGTTTGGCCTCTTCGACCCCCAGCAGGACAGCACTACCTCCCTGGCTTTGCTGAGCCCGAACGTAGAGAAGAACTACCTGCTGGAGCTGAAAGGCATTGTGGGCGAGGACTCCACCGGCGGGGTGGCCGAAATTGAGTTTGAAACCCGGCCCGAAATAAAATACCGCGCCCAGGGCACCATCTGGATTGACATTGAAACCAACCAGGTAGTGCGCTACCGCATGGTGCAGCCCAGCTTCACGGGCTCCACCAACAACCCCCGCCAGAAGTTCGAAAACGCCAAGCTGACCATCGAAATGGCCTTCCGTCCGGCGGGTAAAGCCAGCGTGGCCCCCCTGGAGCTGATGAAGATGGACCTGACCACCGACCTGACCGAGCCCGGTAAAAAGCCACTGGCTATCAATGTGTCGTCGTTTACCTTCTTCTACGACCAGGCTACTACCCCCACGCGCCTTCCCTACGCCCGCGCCAGCCTCACGGACCGCGACCTGGACGCCATTCGGGCCAAGCCCTACGACCCTGAGTTCTGGGCCAACAACCCGGTAGTAAAACGCACCCCCGCCGAAGACGAAGTAATTGCGGCCTTCGAGCAGAAAGGCGCTTTCGGGACGATGGTAAAGAAACCCGCCCCGAAGCCCGGCGCACGAGTTAATCAATAGACAATAGAAGTTCAGGAAAAAAGGCCCGTAGCACTGTGCTACGGGCCTTTTTTATTGCAAGCCTTTGTAAGCTAACCGAAACCCCGATTAAGGGTTGGTGCTCCACATGCCGGCTTCCTTGATGAAAATACGACGGTTGAGCTTGAGCTGAGAGATGATGAACTCAGCCAGGTCCTCGGGTTGCATTACCTTCTCGGGGTTACCGTCGGTGAGCTTGTTGTTGATGGCAAGCTCGGTGGCCACGGTGCTGGGCGTGAGGGCCGACACGCGGATGTTCTGCTTGCGCACTTCCTGCATCAAGGACTCGGTAAGGCCCAGCAAAGCAAACTTCGAGGCGCTGTAGGCGCTGGTGGTGGCGGCTCCGCGCTGGCCAGCGGTAGAAGCAATGTTGATAATGTCGCCCGACTCGCGCTGAATCATCTGGGGGAGCACTGCACGCGTGATGTAGTAAGTGCCCAGCAGGTTCACCCGAATGATGTTTTCCCACTCCTCGGGGTCCATGTCCACGAGTTTGGCAAAGGTGCCGATGCCGGCGTTGTTGATCAGGATGTCGATGCTACCCAGCTCCTGAATGGCCTGATTTACGGCGGCTTCGGCGGCGGCGCGGTCGGCTACGTCGGCGGTTACTACCACGGCTTTTACGCCCAAGGCTTCAATTTCCTGGGCTACTTCCCGGAGCTGGCTTTCAGTACGGGCCAGCAGGGCCACGTTGGCGCCTTCCTGAGCCAGGGCTACGGCCACGGCCCGGCCAATTCCTTTACCAGCGCCCGTTACCAGGGCGTTCTTACCGGCTAATGATTCCATAAGGGAGAGGTTGAAAAAGAGGTTTTCGGCGGCCTCGGCGGTGACATAGGTAGCGCTTCGGCCAGTTTCAGAAAGACTACAACCAGATTGCCCGCCGGATGTTGCCGGCCGGGCGCTTACAGAGCATTCAGCTGCGAGTAAAGGGTAGAGGTAGTAATGTCCAGCTCCCGCTCTACGCGCCGCACGGCTTCCTCGCTGAAGGTGCCGGCGCGGTGCAGCTGTACCAGCAGTTCCCGCTCGTGCTCAATAACAGCCAGCTGCTGACGCAGAATCTGCTCGAACTCGGCACGCTCGGCGGCGGGGTTTGAGGTATTATCGGAGGTAGCATCGGGCGGAACGGGATTTTCCAGGCGGCTGATGCGATGCTCGAAGCGGTTGCGAATTTCCCGAAAAGCGCGGGCGTCGGTAGCGCCGGCCACCGTCGAGTCGATGTAGGTGAGGGCGGCACGGGCCAGTTCCAGGCGCAGCTCCCGCGCCTCCTGCAGATCCTGCTCGGGTGGCGTCTGCACGCCCAGGCGACGCACAAACCAAGGCAAGGAAAGCCCCTGTACCACCAGCGTTACGAGGATAACGCAGAAGGTAATGAACAGAATCAGGTTGCGCTGCGGAAACGGCTCGCCGTTGCTCAGCACCATTGGCAACGCCAGCGCCGTCGCTAACGACACTACCCCCCTCATCCCCGACCAGGATACCACAAACAGCTCCCGGGCCTGCTCTTTAACCGAAGTAAACTCCTGCCCGCCCCGTCCGAAATAGTAGGAGGAAAGACCAGCCGGAAAAATCCACAGCAGCCGCACCACAATGGCCACCACGCTAATCAGCAGCCCATACCCAATAATGGTGGGTAGGGAATAAGCGCCCAACCCTTCCATAATGGCCGGCAGCTGCAAGCCAATGAGGATAAACACGAAGCCGTTGAGCAGGAAAGTGAGGACTTTCCAGAAGTTGCTGCGCCGGATGCGGGTCCGGAACGTGTAGGCCTCAAACGAATTCCACGACATCACTAGCCCCGTTGCCACCACTGCCAATACTCCGGAAATGTGCAGGTGCTCCGCCAGCACATAGCCCATAAACGGACTGAGCAGGCTGAGCACGGTGGCCAGGGTAGGGTCTTGCACGCGGCTTTGCAGGCGGGTAAAGAGGTAGCCCAACGCCGCGCCCAGCGCCAGTCCGCCGCCTGCCACCAGCAGAAACTGCAGGCCGGCCTCCCAAAGCCCGAAGGTGCCGCTTACCACGGCCGCCACGGCGTAGCGGTAGGCAATCAGGGCCGAGGCATCATTCAGTAGGCTTTCCCCTTCCAGAATGGTCGATACCCGCCGGGGCAGGCCCAAACCGTGAGTAGCGCTGGTAGCGGCTACCGCATCGGGCGGCGACACGATGGCGCCCAGTACAAAGCCCAGGGCCCAGGTCATGCCCGGAATGAAGTAATGCGCTACGGCCGCCACCGCCGCCATGGTAAACAACACCAGCCCAATGGCCAACAGGGAAATGGAGCGGTGGTAACGCTTGAAATCGTGCCAGGAGGTGTTGAAACTGGCCTCATAGAGCAGGGGCGGCAGAAACACCAGAAACACCACGTTGGGGCTGAGGCGGACTACAGGCAGGCCGGGCACCAGGCCTATGAGCAGGCCGGCTACCACCAGCAACACGGGGTAGGGCAGCTTCAGGCGGTTGGCCAGGGCATACAGCAGCGCCAGCGCCGCCATCAGCAGAATTACGATTTCGAGGTTTTCCATAGAATAGACAGCGCGCCTGCGGTAGTACGCCCCCATTGCTGCCCCGGGTTTCGGCCCAGCTTGGGGGTAGCAAATTCAGAAAACATCGGTGTACCTTCCCGGTCTGAACGCAACTTCCTTTTCTCCCCATGAAAAAACTCGCTCTGGGCGGCCTGTTCGCCTGCGCCCTCCTGGCCGCCTGCAACCAGCAGAAATCAACGGAACAAGACAGCGCGGCCACCACCGAAACCAACTTGGCCGACATCAAAGACACAAAGCAACTCTTTGACGCCTACTGGGAGGAAAACGCCCGGTTGTTTCCGCTGGAAGCCACCGCGCAGGGCGACAACCGCTACAACGACCAACTGCCCAACGACGGCACCAAGGAGTTTCGGGGCAAGCTTCAGGCCTTCTACCAGAAGTACCTGAATGGCCTGCAGAAATTCAACCGCGAGGAGCTGTCGGCCAACGACAAGATCAGCTACGACATCTTCCGCTACGATCTGGAGAGCAAGCTGGAAGGCCTGCGGCAACCCACCTGGATGATGCCTTTCCAGCAGTTCTGGGGCCTACCCCTCAGCATGGGCCAATACGGCTCGGGCGAGGGTGTGCAGCCTTTCAAAACCGCCAAGGACTACGACAACTGGCTGGGCCGGGTGCGCGGCTTCTCGGTATGGGCCGATACGGCCATCAGCAACTTCCGGCAGGGCATGAAGGTTGGAGTAGTGCTGCCCAAGGCGCTGGTGGTGAAGATGATTCCGCAGATGCGCGCCATGGAAACCTCTGACCCGACCAAGAGCCTGTTCTACGGC is a genomic window containing:
- a CDS encoding carboxypeptidase-like regulatory domain-containing protein; this encodes MLLRLAPTFVQVGTVLGRARVITAGVPFFFSCCSFAMLPVRLPAVSSFTLSRPFRGALVLLGLLLSLAHISQAQVQLRGVVRDKETKEVLPFASVAVPGTSNGTTTNLEGEFTLVVKSLPVTILFSELNHVRDTLRVTSGAALDVALAPATVVLPEVKVASYPFQLVDRAFRNLQRNYRRAYYGKAFYRQITRIDNQPSELQEVVWNVKSNPARIDGTTLAQGRYAARQAPINLSNFSVYTRKFGLFDPQQDSTTSLALLSPNVEKNYLLELKGIVGEDSTGGVAEIEFETRPEIKYRAQGTIWIDIETNQVVRYRMVQPSFTGSTNNPRQKFENAKLTIEMAFRPAGKASVAPLELMKMDLTTDLTEPGKKPLAINVSSFTFFYDQATTPTRLPYARASLTDRDLDAIRAKPYDPEFWANNPVVKRTPAEDEVIAAFEQKGAFGTMVKKPAPKPGARVNQ
- a CDS encoding 3-ketoacyl-ACP reductase, with the protein product MESLAGKNALVTGAGKGIGRAVAVALAQEGANVALLARTESQLREVAQEIEALGVKAVVVTADVADRAAAEAAVNQAIQELGSIDILINNAGIGTFAKLVDMDPEEWENIIRVNLLGTYYITRAVLPQMIQRESGDIINIASTAGQRGAATTSAYSASKFALLGLTESLMQEVRKQNIRVSALTPSTVATELAINNKLTDGNPEKVMQPEDLAEFIISQLKLNRRIFIKEAGMWSTNP
- a CDS encoding Na+/H+ antiporter; the encoded protein is MENLEIVILLMAALALLYALANRLKLPYPVLLVVAGLLIGLVPGLPVVRLSPNVVFLVFLPPLLYEASFNTSWHDFKRYHRSISLLAIGLVLFTMAAVAAVAHYFIPGMTWALGFVLGAIVSPPDAVAATSATHGLGLPRRVSTILEGESLLNDASALIAYRYAVAAVVSGTFGLWEAGLQFLLVAGGGLALGAALGYLFTRLQSRVQDPTLATVLSLLSPFMGYVLAEHLHISGVLAVVATGLVMSWNSFEAYTFRTRIRRSNFWKVLTFLLNGFVFILIGLQLPAIMEGLGAYSLPTIIGYGLLISVVAIVVRLLWIFPAGLSSYYFGRGGQEFTSVKEQARELFVVSWSGMRGVVSLATALALPMVLSNGEPFPQRNLILFITFCVILVTLVVQGLSLPWFVRRLGVQTPPEQDLQEARELRLELARAALTYIDSTVAGATDARAFREIRNRFEHRISRLENPVPPDATSDNTSNPAAERAEFEQILRQQLAVIEHERELLVQLHRAGTFSEEAVRRVERELDITTSTLYSQLNAL